The stretch of DNA CGTCTCGCGGGCGGGTCTCTGCCGCGATGGAATGCTTTATTAGAACACGTCTACAATAGTACGAGGATATCGATGGATTTTGAGATACAAAGCGACGTTCGGAATGAGCTGCTGAACCGCAGGGAGATAGAGTACGTCCTGACCTACGCGGGTGCCACCCCGTCCCGCGCCCAGGTGCGGGGCAAGCTGGCGGCGATCCTGAACCTGAACGAGAACCTGGTGGTCATCGACTCCCTGAAGACCCGCTTCGGGGCGATGGAGCTCGAGGGCACGGCGCGGATCTACGACTCCGAGATGAGCCGGGACAGGACGGAGCCGAAGTACCTGATGGCACGCGGTGTTCCCAAGAAGGCCGAAGAGGGTGCATGATGGCGGCGAAGCGTTCGGGGTACTACACGATCAAGGACGGGAAGGCTCAACTGTCCCGGAAACACTGCCCCCGCTGCGGTGCCGGGGTGCTGCTGGCAGAGCACGAGGATCGCGCCGCCTGCGGCAAGTGCGGCTATACGGAATTCAAGAAATAAGGTTGGATGCCTGTACAGGGCCAGGTGCTGGGTATCGAAGGCACGGCATGGAACATCAGTGCCGCTCTTTTTGACAGAGACCTGGTATCGATCCACTCCCGCCCCTACCAGCCTCCGACGGGCGGCATCCATCCCCGCGAGGCGGCCCAGCATCATGCCGCGGTGATGAAGGATCTGATCTGCCGCGTGCTGAAGGACGCGGATACCATCGCCGCCGTGGCGTTCTCGCAGGGGCCGGGGCTGGGCCCCTGCCTGCGGACCGCCGCCACCGCCGCCCGCTCGCTCGCCCTCGCGCTGGACGTGCCCCTGGTCGGGGTGAACCACTGTGTCGCGCACGTGGAGATCGGCTGCTGGGCGACCGGCTGCCGCGATCCCGTCACCCTCTACGTCAGCGGGGCCAACACCCAGGTGCTCGGGTTCCTGAACGGCCGTTACCGCATCTTCGGGGAGACGCTGGACATCGGGCTCGGGAACGCTCTCGACAAGTTCGCCCGGAGCAAGGGTCTCCGCCATCCCGGGGGGCCGGCGATCGAGGCGTGCGCACGGGAGGGGCGTTACGTCGAGCTGCCCTATACGGTGAAGGGGATGGATCTCGCCTTCTCGGGGCTCGTGAGCGCCGCCAAGGAGTGCCGGGCCCCGCTCCCGGACGTCTGCGCCGGGCTCCAGGAGACGGCGTTCGCGATGTGCGTCGAGGTGACGGAGCGGGCCCTGGCTCATGCGGGCAAGGACGAGGTGCTGCTGGTGGGCGGCGTGGGGGCGAACGCCCGCCTGCAGGAGATGCTCGCGATCATGTGCGAAGAGCGGGGAGCCTCCTTCCACGTCCCCGAACGGCTCTACCTGGGGGACAACGGGGCGATGATCGCCTATACCGGGCGGATCATGCTCGAGCACGGGAACGTGCTCCCGATCGAGCGCTCCCACGTCAACCCGGGGTACCGCGCCGACGAGGTGGAGGTGAACTGGAAGGAGGAGGCGGGCGTCTTCGCCCCCCGGAAGGAGGTGGACCGTGCCCGAGGCGCCGAGGCGGTCGTGGAGATCGGGGAGACGGCCGTCGCCAAGCGGCGGGTGGGCAAGACCTACCGCGTTCCGGCGCTGGACCGGCGGCTCATCGCGGAGCGGACGCGGGCGGAGGCCCGGACCATCTCGGCCGCCCGCCGCAGCGGCGTGCCCACGCCGATCCTGCGGGACATCACGGAGGACACGATCTGGATGGAGCGGGTGGAGGGCGACCTCCTGAAGTACGCCCTCTCCCCGCACGCCGTGTGGGAGGCCGGGCGGATCGTCGGGCGTCTGCACGCTGCCGGCATCGTCCACGGCGACCTGACCACGAGCAACATGATCCTCCGCGACGGGCAGATCGTCCTGATCGACTTCGGGCTGGCCCAGGTCACCTCCGAGATCGAGAGCCGCGGGGTGGATATCCACGTCTTCTTCCAGACGCTGGAGAGCACGGCGCCGGATGCCGGGGACCTCAAGCGGGCGTTCGCGGAGGGCTACGCGGAGACGTTTGCGGGTGCGGCGGAGGTGGTCCGCCGCGAGCAGGAGATCGAGCGGCGGGGGCGCTACCTGTGAGGCTCGCCGTTGTGACGAGCAACGCCCACAAGGCGCGGGAGGTGGCGGCGTACTTCGAGGGTATCCTGGAGGTGGAGCATATCCCGCTGGAGTGCCCCGAGTTCCGGGACGACGATGTGGGCGAGATCGCGCGGGGGAAGGCGCGGTTTGCGTATTCCGCCCTCTCGCGGCCGCTGATCGTGGACGATACCGCATTCTATGTCCGCGCCCTGAAGGGGTTTCCCGGCCCCTACGCCGCCTACGTCCTGGACACCATCGGGAAAGAGGGGATCCTGAAGCTCCTGGAGGGTGTGGACGACCGGGACGCCCGCTTCGAGACGGCGATCGCGTACGCCGATGCCGACGGCATCCGCATCTTCCGCGGCGTGCTCGAGGGGCGGATCGTGCCCCCCCGGGGGAGCGGGGGGTTCGGCTACGATCCGATCGTCGAGTGGGAGGGGCGGACCCTCGCCGAGCTGCCCCTTGCCGAGAAGAGCCGCATCTCCCACCGGGCGCGGGCCCTCTCGGCGTTCCGTGACTGGCTCCTGCCCCGGATCGGGGCGGGGGGCTGATACAAACTCTTATACCCCGGTAAGGACGATGTAATAAGGCTGGGGTTGATTCCTGTTGGCACGATTTCCAGAAGCTGAGGCACGACTGCTGAACGTCAAGATATGCATGCGCTGCAACGCCCGCAACGCGTTGCGGGCAACGCACTGCCGCAAGTGCGGCTATACCCACCTCCGCCCCAAGAACAAAGAGCGCAAGGCCTAGGCGCTGTAATACGTCACTCTTTTTCCCTTGCGGCTGTACTCCCCGCGGTAGGTCTCGATGTTGCGCTTGTAGCCGATGCGGTCGGTGAAGCCGAGCTCGCGCAGCCGCTCCCGCACCCGCATCACGTCCGCCTCGTCCTCCCAGTCGCGGGTGTAGACGTAGATGACCTTGCGTTCGTCCCGCGACTCGGGGTTCGGTTTGGCGGTGCTGACCTTGGCGGAGATGCCGAGACCCCCCCGGCAGGTCTCGTCGCGGA from Methanomicrobiales archaeon encodes:
- a CDS encoding 50S ribosomal protein L40e, with protein sequence MARFPEAEARLLNVKICMRCNARNALRATHCRKCGYTHLRPKNKERKA
- the rdgB gene encoding RdgB/HAM1 family non-canonical purine NTP pyrophosphatase, which produces MRLAVVTSNAHKAREVAAYFEGILEVEHIPLECPEFRDDDVGEIARGKARFAYSALSRPLIVDDTAFYVRALKGFPGPYAAYVLDTIGKEGILKLLEGVDDRDARFETAIAYADADGIRIFRGVLEGRIVPPRGSGGFGYDPIVEWEGRTLAELPLAEKSRISHRARALSAFRDWLLPRIGAGG
- a CDS encoding bifunctional N(6)-L-threonylcarbamoyladenine synthase/serine/threonine protein kinase, yielding MPVQGQVLGIEGTAWNISAALFDRDLVSIHSRPYQPPTGGIHPREAAQHHAAVMKDLICRVLKDADTIAAVAFSQGPGLGPCLRTAATAARSLALALDVPLVGVNHCVAHVEIGCWATGCRDPVTLYVSGANTQVLGFLNGRYRIFGETLDIGLGNALDKFARSKGLRHPGGPAIEACAREGRYVELPYTVKGMDLAFSGLVSAAKECRAPLPDVCAGLQETAFAMCVEVTERALAHAGKDEVLLVGGVGANARLQEMLAIMCEERGASFHVPERLYLGDNGAMIAYTGRIMLEHGNVLPIERSHVNPGYRADEVEVNWKEEAGVFAPRKEVDRARGAEAVVEIGETAVAKRRVGKTYRVPALDRRLIAERTRAEARTISAARRSGVPTPILRDITEDTIWMERVEGDLLKYALSPHAVWEAGRIVGRLHAAGIVHGDLTTSNMILRDGQIVLIDFGLAQVTSEIESRGVDIHVFFQTLESTAPDAGDLKRAFAEGYAETFAGAAEVVRREQEIERRGRYL
- a CDS encoding 30S ribosomal protein S24e; amino-acid sequence: MDFEIQSDVRNELLNRREIEYVLTYAGATPSRAQVRGKLAAILNLNENLVVIDSLKTRFGAMELEGTARIYDSEMSRDRTEPKYLMARGVPKKAEEGA
- a CDS encoding 30S ribosomal protein S27ae — translated: MAAKRSGYYTIKDGKAQLSRKHCPRCGAGVLLAEHEDRAACGKCGYTEFKK